A genome region from uncultured Roseibium sp. includes the following:
- a CDS encoding exonuclease — translation MTMQSAVLYDCEYLTMEGAQKRYWAGPLDPDPIVVQIGAVKLGLEGDFPILETEKIYVTPVDRFGRECTLDPYFIDLTGISQETVRQEGISLKSAIDRLAGFAGPACMWAWGKDELNLMGISCYVAGIEPILPANRFGNASRLLLKAGMPYEDIQKTNSGQLADYFGIAHPPLNGHDALDDALSITFTLQHLLHAKRLSPSDFDPTRVD, via the coding sequence ATGACGATGCAAAGCGCCGTTTTGTATGATTGCGAATATCTGACGATGGAAGGGGCCCAGAAACGTTACTGGGCCGGCCCCCTGGACCCGGATCCCATCGTGGTCCAGATCGGCGCGGTCAAATTGGGCCTGGAAGGGGACTTCCCGATCCTGGAGACGGAAAAGATCTACGTGACGCCGGTCGACCGCTTTGGCCGTGAATGCACTCTGGATCCCTATTTCATCGACCTGACCGGTATTTCCCAGGAAACGGTCAGACAAGAGGGTATATCGCTCAAATCGGCGATCGACCGCCTGGCCGGATTTGCCGGTCCTGCCTGCATGTGGGCATGGGGAAAGGACGAACTCAACCTGATGGGTATCAGCTGCTACGTCGCGGGTATCGAGCCGATCCTTCCCGCCAATCGGTTCGGAAATGCCAGCCGTCTGCTTCTGAAGGCCGGGATGCCCTATGAAGATATCCAGAAGACCAACAGCGGACAGCTCGCGGATTATTTCGGGATCGCTCACCCGCCGCTCAACGGTCATGACGCGCTTGACGACGCCTTGTCGATTACCTTCACTCTGCAGCATCTTCTGCATGCCAAGCGGCTTTCGCCAAGCGATTTCGATCCGACCCGGGTCGACTGA
- the rplT gene encoding 50S ribosomal protein L20 yields MSRVKRGVTAHARHKKVLKAAKGYYGRRKNTIRVAKQAVEKAGQYAYRDRKVRKRNFRSLWIQRINAATREHGLTYGRFIDGLNKAGIEVDRKVLSDLAIHQPDAFKALVDKAQGALA; encoded by the coding sequence ATGTCGCGCGTTAAAAGGGGCGTAACAGCCCATGCACGTCACAAGAAGGTTCTGAAGGCTGCCAAGGGCTACTACGGCCGCCGCAAGAACACCATCCGCGTTGCCAAGCAGGCCGTCGAAAAGGCAGGCCAGTACGCCTATCGCGACCGCAAGGTTCGGAAGCGGAATTTCCGCTCGCTCTGGATCCAGCGCATCAATGCCGCCACCCGTGAGCACGGCCTGACCTACGGCCGGTTCATCGATGGCCTGAACAAGGCCGGCATCGAAGTCGACCGCAAGGTGCTGTCGGATCTGGCGATCCACCAGCCGGATGCCTTCAAGGCTCTGGTTGACAAGGCCCAGGGCGCTCTCGCCTAA
- a CDS encoding YggS family pyridoxal phosphate-dependent enzyme — MTETAGDRLQNVLSDIRKAEAEFGRKQGETTLIAVSKTFPAEDIRPVLDAGQRVFGENRVQEAMGKWPGLREEYEGIELHLIGPLQSNKAKEAVQTFDVIHTIDREKIAKALKAEMDKQDRHLPCFIQVNTGEEPQKAGIAPGETDAFVAFCRDEIGLNITGLMCIPPVEDAPGPHFALLRKIAERNGLSRLSMGMSSDYETAVSFGATHVRVGSAIFGHRDYPA; from the coding sequence ATGACGGAAACAGCGGGCGACCGGTTGCAGAACGTGCTGTCCGACATTCGCAAGGCGGAAGCGGAATTCGGCCGCAAGCAGGGAGAAACAACCCTGATCGCGGTGTCCAAGACCTTTCCGGCTGAAGATATTCGCCCTGTCCTCGATGCCGGCCAACGGGTCTTCGGCGAGAACCGGGTGCAGGAAGCCATGGGCAAATGGCCGGGCCTGCGGGAAGAGTATGAGGGTATCGAGCTTCATCTGATCGGCCCGCTGCAATCCAACAAGGCGAAGGAAGCGGTCCAGACCTTCGACGTCATCCATACGATCGACCGCGAAAAGATCGCCAAGGCGCTCAAGGCGGAAATGGACAAGCAAGACCGGCATCTGCCGTGCTTCATCCAGGTCAACACCGGAGAGGAGCCCCAGAAGGCGGGTATCGCGCCCGGGGAGACGGATGCCTTTGTAGCCTTCTGCCGGGACGAGATCGGTCTGAACATCACCGGTCTGATGTGTATTCCACCGGTCGAGGATGCCCCCGGACCGCATTTCGCCCTGCTCAGAAAGATCGCGGAGCGCAACGGGCTGTCCCGGCTTTCCATGGGCATGTCATCCGATTACGAAACGGCCGTCAGTTTCGGTGCGACCCATGTTCGCGTCGGGTCGGCCATCTTCGGCCATCGGGATTATCCGGCCTGA
- the rpmI gene encoding 50S ribosomal protein L35, translating into MPKLKTKSGAKKRFKLTATGKVKTAQAGKRHGMIKRTTKFIRNARGTTTLSDQDAKIVKQFLPYA; encoded by the coding sequence ATGCCCAAGCTGAAGACCAAGTCTGGAGCCAAGAAGCGCTTCAAACTGACCGCGACCGGCAAGGTGAAGACCGCGCAGGCCGGCAAGCGTCATGGCATGATCAAGCGCACGACCAAGTTCATCCGCAACGCCCGTGGCACCACCACGCTGAGCGATCAGGATGCGAAGATCGTGAAGCAGTTCCTGCCTTACGCGTAA